The proteins below are encoded in one region of Paenibacillus albus:
- the mfd gene encoding transcription-repair coupling factor, whose translation MKALLEAYAADTDFGSVVSGIKKGMQEQLISGLAGSSRQVMIAALKREFDRPMLVVTHNMFAAQKIAEDLVECLSEDEVLLYPANELVAAEAAISSPETLAQRMDVLIRLSQGFRGIVVVPFSGVRRYLPLSSVMASARAELRVGETLSLEAFLRQMVELGYERVDKVEGKGEMSVRGGIVDLFPLTSAHPYRIEWFDDEIDSIRTFDPADQRSIEKLQHYSVPPCQELMADKRRFENAAEHAASLLEQQLAKMTDRTAKDRMRSEIGSEIEKLREHHYFTEIYKYISLLYPERQTLFDYMPKDTLLIYDEPTRLVETGRQLERDEAEWATHLMTHGKALPALALARPSDDVLFNRPFQTLFLSLFLRQIPHTQPQNILNVVCRSMQNFHGQMNVLKAEMERWRKTGATVIMLAGNAERMDRMRRVLHDYGIEPPTLIEGNLQSGFELPSIHLIVITEGEMFSQKQRKARRLDKKIDNAERIKSYTELKVGDYVVHQNHGIGKYMGIGTLEIAGIHKDYMHILYAGGDKLSVPIEQIDLIQKYVGSEEKEPKVYKLGGSEWTRVKSKAQSSVKDIADELIKLYAERQATTGFAFGQDTSYQQDFEAMFPYDETTDQLRAISEIKKDMQIARPMDRLLCGDVGYGKTEVAVRAAFKAAIEGKQVAILVPTTILAQQHYETFRERFSGFPFNVQVLSRFRSKKDQTATMKGLKAGTVDVVIGTHRLLSQDIIFKDLGLLIVDEEQRFGVSHKEKLKRLKTNVDVLTLTATPIPRTLHMSMLGVRDLSVIETPPENRFPVQTYVVEYSPSLVRESIERELARGGQVYYLYNRVQGIHQIAEQINALVPDARVAVGHGQMSEQELEKTILDFLDGESDVLVSTSIIETGVDIPNVNTLIVHDADKMGLSQLYQLRGRVGRSNRIAYAYFTYQRDKVLTEVAEKRLQSIKEFTELGSGFKIAMRDLSIRGAGNLLGAEQHGFIASVGFDLYSQMLADEIAKRKAGMDGEVEAPVKEVNTVIDMSIDAYLPSSYIYDSIQKIEIYKKVATVRAFEEIDDLREELVDRFGDLPQAVDNLLSVARLKVFGAACGIEQISGKSEDVTLKFAEREKQRFDNKKVDMICLQLENRFKRSTGQEPYPLMQLRGKGLKVEEKLELLERFLTHYKDTIQSKGELQNATH comes from the coding sequence TTGAAAGCATTACTGGAAGCTTACGCTGCGGATACGGACTTTGGATCTGTCGTATCCGGGATCAAGAAAGGGATGCAGGAGCAGCTCATTTCGGGGCTCGCTGGCTCATCGAGGCAAGTGATGATCGCGGCGCTGAAGCGGGAGTTCGATCGCCCGATGCTCGTCGTCACCCATAACATGTTCGCGGCGCAGAAGATCGCAGAGGACTTGGTGGAGTGCTTGTCCGAGGACGAGGTGCTGCTCTATCCCGCCAATGAGCTAGTCGCTGCAGAAGCAGCTATATCGAGCCCGGAAACGTTGGCTCAGCGGATGGATGTATTGATCCGGCTGTCCCAAGGGTTTCGCGGGATTGTTGTCGTGCCGTTCTCCGGCGTCCGTCGCTACCTGCCGCTAAGCAGCGTCATGGCTTCCGCGCGGGCGGAGCTGCGTGTCGGCGAGACACTATCATTGGAAGCGTTCTTACGGCAAATGGTAGAGCTCGGCTACGAGCGAGTCGATAAGGTTGAAGGCAAAGGGGAAATGAGCGTTAGGGGCGGAATTGTCGATCTCTTCCCGTTAACCTCTGCACACCCGTACCGAATTGAATGGTTCGACGATGAGATCGACTCCATTCGCACGTTCGACCCGGCTGATCAGCGGTCGATTGAGAAGCTGCAGCATTACAGCGTACCGCCGTGTCAGGAGCTGATGGCGGATAAACGCCGCTTCGAGAATGCCGCGGAGCATGCAGCGTCGCTGCTCGAACAGCAGCTTGCAAAGATGACCGACCGGACGGCGAAGGACCGGATGCGCTCAGAGATCGGCTCGGAAATCGAGAAGCTGCGAGAGCATCATTATTTTACTGAAATCTATAAATATATTTCACTGCTCTATCCGGAGCGTCAAACGTTGTTCGATTATATGCCGAAGGACACGCTGCTGATCTATGATGAGCCGACGCGCCTCGTTGAGACGGGCCGCCAGCTGGAGCGGGATGAAGCGGAGTGGGCAACTCATCTGATGACGCACGGCAAAGCGCTGCCTGCGCTTGCTTTGGCGCGCCCATCGGATGATGTATTATTCAATCGTCCGTTCCAAACGTTGTTCTTATCGTTATTTTTACGGCAAATTCCGCATACGCAGCCGCAGAATATTCTAAATGTCGTCTGCCGCTCGATGCAGAACTTCCACGGGCAGATGAACGTGCTGAAAGCAGAGATGGAGCGCTGGCGCAAAACAGGCGCGACGGTCATTATGCTCGCCGGCAACGCGGAGCGGATGGATCGGATGCGCCGTGTATTGCATGATTACGGTATCGAACCGCCTACGCTCATTGAGGGCAACCTGCAGAGCGGCTTTGAGCTGCCTTCGATTCATTTGATCGTCATTACGGAAGGCGAGATGTTCTCGCAGAAGCAGCGTAAAGCCCGCCGCCTCGATAAGAAGATTGACAACGCCGAGCGGATTAAGAGTTACACGGAGCTGAAGGTCGGCGATTATGTCGTCCACCAGAACCATGGGATTGGCAAGTATATGGGGATTGGCACGCTTGAAATCGCCGGTATCCATAAGGACTATATGCATATTCTGTATGCGGGCGGCGATAAGCTGTCCGTACCTATTGAACAGATAGACCTTATTCAGAAATATGTCGGCTCCGAAGAGAAAGAGCCGAAGGTGTATAAGCTTGGCGGCAGCGAATGGACACGCGTGAAGAGCAAGGCGCAGTCGTCCGTTAAGGATATTGCTGACGAGCTCATCAAGCTGTATGCGGAGCGTCAGGCAACGACTGGCTTTGCGTTCGGGCAGGACACGTCGTACCAGCAGGATTTCGAAGCGATGTTCCCGTATGATGAGACGACGGATCAGCTGCGTGCGATCAGCGAGATCAAGAAGGATATGCAGATCGCGCGTCCGATGGATCGTCTTCTCTGCGGCGATGTAGGCTACGGCAAAACCGAAGTAGCGGTGCGGGCAGCATTCAAAGCGGCAATTGAGGGCAAACAGGTGGCAATTCTCGTGCCGACGACGATTCTCGCGCAGCAGCATTATGAGACATTCCGCGAACGCTTCTCGGGCTTCCCTTTCAACGTCCAGGTGCTAAGCCGATTCCGTTCCAAGAAGGATCAGACCGCAACGATGAAAGGACTAAAGGCAGGTACGGTCGATGTTGTCATCGGTACGCACCGTCTGCTGTCGCAGGATATTATCTTTAAAGACCTCGGTCTCCTCATTGTTGATGAAGAGCAGCGCTTTGGCGTTTCGCACAAAGAGAAGCTGAAGCGACTGAAGACGAATGTCGACGTGCTTACGCTGACGGCGACGCCAATTCCGCGGACGCTTCACATGTCGATGCTCGGCGTGCGTGATCTGTCCGTTATTGAGACGCCGCCGGAGAATCGGTTCCCGGTTCAGACGTATGTCGTGGAGTACAGCCCGTCGCTTGTGCGGGAATCCATCGAGCGTGAGCTTGCGCGCGGCGGTCAAGTGTACTATCTCTATAACCGTGTGCAGGGCATCCATCAGATTGCGGAGCAAATCAATGCGCTCGTACCGGATGCGCGTGTAGCGGTCGGTCATGGCCAAATGTCCGAGCAAGAGCTCGAGAAGACGATTCTCGACTTCTTGGACGGGGAGTCTGATGTGCTTGTGAGCACCAGCATCATTGAGACAGGCGTCGATATACCAAACGTCAACACGCTAATCGTCCATGATGCGGACAAGATGGGCCTCTCCCAGCTGTATCAGCTGAGGGGTCGTGTTGGTCGTTCGAACCGGATTGCCTACGCTTATTTCACCTACCAGCGGGATAAAGTACTGACTGAGGTAGCCGAGAAGCGGCTGCAGTCGATCAAGGAATTTACGGAGCTTGGCTCCGGATTCAAGATTGCGATGCGAGACTTGTCTATTCGCGGAGCAGGCAATCTGCTCGGTGCGGAGCAGCATGGCTTCATTGCGTCCGTCGGCTTCGACTTGTATTCACAAATGCTGGCCGATGAAATCGCGAAGCGCAAAGCCGGCATGGATGGGGAAGTAGAAGCGCCGGTGAAGGAAGTAAATACGGTTATTGACATGAGCATTGATGCCTACTTGCCGTCTTCCTATATTTACGATAGCATACAGAAGATAGAGATTTATAAGAAAGTCGCCACAGTACGCGCATTCGAGGAAATTGACGATTTGCGCGAGGAGCTTGTTGACCGCTTCGGCGATTTGCCGCAGGCTGTCGATAATTTGTTATCGGTTGCCCGTCTCAAAGTGTTCGGTGCTGCATGCGGTATCGAGCAAATTAGCGGAAAAAGTGAGGATGTCACCTTGAAATTCGCTGAGCGGGAGAAGCAGCGGTTCGATAACAAGAAGGTTGACATGATTTGCTTGCAGCTAGAGAACAGATTCAAGCGTTCCACCGGCCAAGAGCCTTATCCGCTTATGCAATTAAGAGGAAAAGGATTGAAGGTAGAAGAGAAGCTTGAGCTGCTGGAACGTTTCTTGACCCACTATAAAGACACCATTCAATCGAAAGGGGAACTACAGAATGCCACGCACTAA
- a CDS encoding peptidylprolyl isomerase — protein MPRTKNWRKATLLILAGVLAITLMAGCGKKKEESGAVPGAGEGKTIATYTDGGTVTDKEFKLYSTFFGVVQPQTEMYLSIPQLQEQFLREYIGYKILYKKLGDKKQTDEEKKNVDTFYTQLKQSVDADATTKKKVDDAGLKESDIRYFFTMISTIMKDQESKITDDQVKKQYDATKDDYNVVTVRHVLISTVDTTTGAEKRKDAEALKIAKDVKAQLDAGGDWTAIAKKYSEDPGSKDNGGLYENQPAKSWVAEFKDAANKQPIGKVGDPVKTQYGYHVMKVEKRTPTAFDKLTADDKTEIKSSLASTNMNKFMTDELPKLITKIDLPKAETPATGSGTNAGGTNSGGTTNTNKDANTNTNTNADKKTETK, from the coding sequence ATGCCACGCACTAAAAATTGGAGAAAAGCGACCCTGCTTATCCTTGCAGGCGTTCTCGCCATCACGCTGATGGCGGGCTGCGGCAAGAAGAAGGAGGAGAGCGGCGCCGTACCAGGAGCTGGAGAAGGTAAAACGATTGCAACCTATACGGACGGTGGTACCGTTACGGACAAGGAATTTAAGCTCTATTCCACGTTCTTTGGCGTCGTACAACCGCAGACGGAGATGTATCTAAGCATTCCGCAGCTGCAGGAGCAGTTCTTGCGTGAATATATCGGGTACAAGATTCTGTACAAGAAGCTAGGCGATAAGAAGCAAACCGATGAAGAGAAGAAGAATGTCGACACGTTCTACACGCAGCTGAAACAATCGGTGGATGCTGACGCGACGACGAAGAAGAAAGTTGATGACGCAGGCTTGAAGGAAAGCGACATCCGTTATTTCTTCACGATGATTTCGACAATCATGAAGGATCAAGAAAGCAAAATTACGGATGACCAAGTGAAGAAGCAGTATGACGCAACGAAAGACGATTATAACGTCGTTACTGTTCGCCACGTTCTGATCAGCACTGTGGATACGACAACAGGTGCGGAGAAGCGTAAAGACGCAGAGGCGCTGAAGATTGCAAAAGACGTGAAGGCGCAGCTGGATGCAGGCGGCGACTGGACTGCGATTGCGAAGAAGTATTCCGAGGATCCAGGTTCCAAGGACAACGGCGGCTTGTATGAGAACCAACCAGCGAAGAGCTGGGTAGCAGAATTTAAAGATGCGGCGAATAAGCAGCCAATCGGCAAAGTCGGCGATCCGGTGAAAACTCAATACGGCTACCATGTCATGAAGGTAGAGAAACGTACGCCGACTGCGTTCGACAAGCTGACAGCAGATGATAAGACAGAGATCAAATCGTCGCTGGCATCTACGAATATGAATAAATTTATGACGGACGAGCTGCCGAAGCTGATTACGAAGATCGATCTGCCGAAGGCAGAAACGCCGGCTACGGGCTCCGGTACTAATGCTGGCGGCACGAACTCGGGCGGCACGACGAATACGAATAAAGATGCAAACACGAACACGAATACAAATGCCGACAAGAAAACAGAAACGAAGTAA